A DNA window from Anastrepha ludens isolate Willacy chromosome 6, idAnaLude1.1, whole genome shotgun sequence contains the following coding sequences:
- the LOC128866973 gene encoding activity-regulated cytoskeleton associated protein 1-like, which translates to MEQNQNIVQMTNDQLQSLLESVRLAAMAGAPANIQAKGSFSNCSSCFGGQRDHEIVEEFITSIVTYKEIESISDEDALKGLSLLFYGLASTWWQGVRREAKTWKEAIALIRDHFSPTKPAYQIYMEIFEKKQDDRTAIDTFICHKRALLAQLPEGRHDEETELDLVYGLLNIKYRKNILRQDIKTFRELLEKCRIIENNDLESEEVPPVPVRDFKRPKRCTYCNFRGHTFEECRKRKIATDQ; encoded by the coding sequence atggaacaaaatcaaaatatcgttcaaatgaccaACGATCAACTGCAGTCACTATTAGAGTCGGTACGTTTAGCCGCCATGGCAGGCGCTCCAGCCAACATCCAAGCCAAAGGCAGCTTTAGCAACTGTAGCAGCTGCTTTGGTGGTCAGCGCGACCATGAGATCGTCGAGGAGTTCATCACCTCCATTGTTACCTACAAAGAAATCGAGTCGATCAGCGATGAAGACGCACTTAAGGGACTATCTTTACTGTTCTATGGTCTGGCGTCCACTTGGTGGCAAGGCGTGCGCAGAGAAGCGAAAACTTGGAAAGAAGCCATTGCATTGATTCGCGACCACTTTTCGCCCACCAAACCCGCCTACCAGATTTACATGGAGATCTTCGAAAAGAAACAGGACGACCGTACTGCTATTGATACGTTCATCTGCCATAAGCGCGCTTTACTTGCTCAACTGCCAGAGGGACGTCACGACGAGGAAACCGAATTGGATTTGGTCTATGGTCTGCTGAACATCAAGTATCGTAAGAACATTCTACGCCAAGACATTAAGACGTTCCGCGAATTACTTGAGAAGTGCCGTATTATCGAAAACAATGACTTGGAATCAGAGGAAGTTCCACCGGTTCCAGTGCGTGATTTCAAACGTCCTAAACGCTGTACATATTGTAACTTCCGAGGTCACACATTCGAAGAGTGTCGAAAGCGCAAAATTGCGACTGATCAATAA
- the LOC128865842 gene encoding activity-regulated cytoskeleton associated protein 1-like: MAENVVRMTNEQLQSLIESVRLAAMEGASSAAPATIQTKGNFTNCSSRFGGQRDHEAVEEFITSIATYKEIESISDEYALKGLSLLFYGLASTWWQGVRKEAKTWADAIALIRDHFSPTKPAYQIYMEIFEKKQDDRTAIDTFICHKRALLAQLPEGRHNEETELDLVYGLLNIKYRKNILRQDIKTFRELLEKGRIIEHLNLKSKEVQTGPVRDFKLTKRCTHCNFRGHTFAECRKRRTSNDESNTVTTTHTHTQHQPMENDIIA, translated from the coding sequence ATGGCCGAAAACGTCGTACGAATGACAAACGAACAACTGCAGTCACTAATCGAGTCGGTACGTTTGGCCGCCATGGAAGGCGCCAGCAGCGCCGCTCCAGCTACCATCCAAACCAAGGGCAACTTCACCAACTGTAGCAGCCGGTTTGGAGGTCAGCGTGACCATGAGGCTGTCGAGGAGTTCATCACCTCCATTGCTACCTACAAAGAAATCGAGTCGATCAGCGACGAATATGCGCTTAAGGGGCTATCTTTACTGTTCTATGGTCTAGCGTCCACTTGGTGGCAAGGCGTGCGCAAAGAAGCGAAAACTTGGGCGGACGCCATCGCTCTGATTCGCGACCACTTTTCGCCCACCAAACCCGCCTACCAGATTTACATGGAGATCTTCGAAAAGAAACAGGACGACCGTACTGCTATTGATACGTTCATCTGCCATAAGCGCGCTCTACTTGCACAACTGCCAGAGGGACGTCACAACGAGGAAACCGAGTTAGATTTGGTCTATGGTCTGCTGAACATCAAGTATCGTAAGAATATTCTACGCCAAGACATTAAGACATTCCGCGAATTACTTGAGAAGGGCCGTATTATCGAACACCTTAACTTGAAATCAAAGGAAGTGCAAACAGGTCCAGTGCGTGATTTTAAACTTACCAAACGATGTACACATTGCAACTTCCGAGGTCACACATTCGCAGAGTGTCGAAAGCGGAGAACTTCGAACGATGAATCAAATACGGTGactaccacacacacacacacacaacaccAACCAATGGAAAATGACATCATAGCTTAG